GACTAGTTCCAGACATAACTGGCTGGTCTGACCACCAATTAGTCCTCCCCAGGGCCTGGGCATGTGTCTGCAGCAGGCCAGAGCAGTAGTGTCCACCTGATCACAGACCCACTGACTGACATGTGCCACGGAGTCCACGAGCCCTGAACCCCCAGCCGGCTGGAGGGAGGCTAGGGGTGGAGGCTTGGAGGAGGTGGGCAGTGGTTGTGATGTGGCCAAGGGGGTCGGGAGGGTGGGGGCCCTGGCAGGCTCACCAAAGGGGGTTACTCCTCAGTGATACAGTCCCCCTCTGGTACTGCCTGCCCGGTGGTGGCTCCCTCCCCTCATGAGGGTCCATCCTTGGTCTCCTCATAATCATTCTGgtactgctgttgttgctgctgctgatccTGCTGTGGTTGCTGTTGTGAGATGAGTGGTGGCTGAACTTGAGTCATGGGTCCCTGGCTTATTTGCGGGAGAACCTGACTTCCTTGATTTTGTGGCGGTGGTTGTGAGTTCAGAGGATTGTTACAGTTACGCAGAACACTATACACATTGTCTACCTTACTCAATGTTTCCAGGAAGGGAATAAGGTCTATGAGTTCTGAGTCACTCATATCATCAAACCACGATGAAACAGGAACCTGCAAGAGAGCAATAACAAAAGGTTAAAACATGGCgtaacattattttgtttttgaatacCAGTTCATATCAAACGGCTTATTTGTAACAGTATTTAATttctgattattttatttttagcaacATACAATCAATGATCAGATATCATAGAGATCACTGTATTCCGAAGCATAagaaattaaaacttaaaattcCAAAATGTTAAGGTATCATAAGACTTAAGAACAACTGTAGTGGTAAATAACAAACATGATTAACAGGCATTTTTACAAATGATATGAAACATGGCAAAACCTAAACACTGAAAACTATCACATCACAACATGGAATGGTTATCATGGAAACTGtgactcttttattctcttttgcaCTATAACTATCAACCCTTTCTTTATAACTGGGATAACATTGGGAGGTTAACAGCCTCTAACTTTGAGGTTGTTATCCCGGTTAGAAAGAAAGGGTTGATAGTTATATTGCTAGTGACACAgttatcaaaagagaaaaaagagtgcaCAGTTATATGAAttcggagaaagaaaaagaaaagaaaaaagaaagcagaatttatatatatatatatatatatataaaaaaaagacaatagaaGAAAGAATAAGTGATAAGATAAGACAaattgaaggaaggaaggaagaatggtgATGACTACCAGACTATGGAATgcagaaaacacaaaaactcacagCATTGTCAGGGTGGAAGATGTAGGAAGCTGGTGAATTGTCCATGATCACCACCTTGTGAAGATCGCGGCCTAGACGGCTCAGGTCCTTAACATAATTGCCTCGATGGAAGACGCACGACTCACGGAAGAGCCTCGCCCGGAAGACCCCCCATTTGTCTAGCAGGTTAGCCACTGGGTCCGCATACTGGAAACCAGAAGAGGTTCAGAATGACTTTACAGTGAAAGACACTTCCAATGCTCCTCAGAGTGTGGGTGTGCAAGCTGACCCCAGTCATTTGATCATGAAAAAATAACCTTCCCATCTTAAAGAGTATAAAAGTGAGCTTCTTGTCTGAaacttttcatatatacattaattcacAAATAAAACTAtactaaactataaaaaaaattatggatctttaaaaaaaatctaaaagatatCCTACATCTAGCATTTTCTCTAAATTCAAGAATCTGCCGACAAGGTAATCTTCATATTGCAATACTCTTTGAATggaaacaaattatttaaaatcaaatcaaatttgaAGCCATTGGACCATACTAATAGCCAGAGTGAAGCCAAACTAAAATATTATCATCAGGATTTACACTTGTGTTTGGACATGCATAATTTGCACTCAGTACATATACTGACCAATGTATAAGCTACAGCATATTACCAGAGAGTCTCAATGTAAAACATATTTCTTCTGCAAATATACCTAAACCTTGCATTTAGAGTGAGAAAATTTGTtgaatatttcattataaaaCTGTTTATCTAATTTTGATACTACATAAAAATGTTCTTTGGACATTCACTActcctatataaaaataatgtcattatcaaatgTTGTGGGTATGTTTGCAAGAAGCAGAAGTCCATGTAAGTGTCAACAAACTGTTGACATCAGCAGTTCACCCTCAGCATTTATGCCCTTGTTACACCAAGAAACAATCCTATGGAGTTTCTATAATCAAGTAAAATTTCCAAAGTTAACCAACTGCAAATGACCCCTCTAATTCCACCTCCTCAAGAACAGCCTCCCTTAGCAAAAATCATACATGAAAAGCCACATGATATTCACGCACTGTACACATTGGCACTCAAGGAAAATCATCATCTACTGAAATGCAATAGGTGGTTTTCTGATGAAGATGTTACAAAATGTGATGTTTTGTAAAAACAGTTCCTAGATAATCAGGACTTCAAAATCGTTCTCAGACTGATTAAACCACCCATTATCTCAAATGAAGGAAACAAGCTGAATAAGAAGATAAAGGACTTTGCAAATCATAAGATATCACTTGGCAAGTGGAAATCCAAAAAGAAATGgcaatattacaataaatatcaCCTCAGCATATGTTTGAATATCTGTACCTATAGAGTCTGACATTATCATTCAAATAACTGAGGACTTTTgtggttaaaaaaattataaattttaaaaaaattaaaattttttaaaaattaaaatttttttaaaaaaaaattttttaaaaaattaatttattattaattattttataaaaaaatttttaatttttaaataaatttaaaaaatttttaatataattttaaaaaaatttttaaaaaaatttttaataaatttttttaatatactaaattttaaaattaaatttttaattaagtaaaaatatttttccttttcccctttttattaataaaatttaaaaattttttataaaaattttaaaacaattttaaataataaaaatttttcaaattttaaaaaaaaaaaaaatttttattttaaaaaattttaaatttaaaatttatattttaaaaatttttaaaaaaaattttaaatttattttaaaaaatcaaa
The Penaeus monodon isolate SGIC_2016 chromosome 18, NSTDA_Pmon_1, whole genome shotgun sequence genome window above contains:
- the LOC119584309 gene encoding phosphatase Herzog-like, translating into MHKKCMVIDLDETLVHSSFKPISNADFIVPVEIDGTIHQVYVLKRPYVDDFLQKMGELYECVLFTASLAKYADPVANLLDKWGVFRARLFRESCVFHRGNYVKDLSRLGRDLHKVVIMDNSPASYIFHPDNAVPVSSWFDDMSDSELIDLIPFLETLSKVDNVYSVLRNCNNPLNSQPPPQNQGSQVLPQISQGPMTQVQPPLISQQQPQQDQQQQQQQYQNDYEETKDGPS